From one Xiphias gladius isolate SHS-SW01 ecotype Sanya breed wild chromosome 12, ASM1685928v1, whole genome shotgun sequence genomic stretch:
- the ndrg2 gene encoding protein NDRG2 isoform X1 produces MTTEMQEIAITEDKPLLTGQADTAKDAELAARILLDQGQEHSVETPHGVLHVTVHGTRTTRRPAILTFHDVGLESKSCFSTLFKFEEMQEIVKNFTLIHIDAPGQEEGAAAYPTGYQYPSMETIAEMIPAVLQFFNFRTVIGVGVGAGAYILSKFTLANPDSVEGLVLINIDTNARGWIDWAAQKLSSVTSSLTEQILSHLFSQEELSSNTDLVQFHREHISKASNLVNIELFWKTYNSRRDLNIDRNSTFKCPVMLVVGDQAPYEDAAVECNSKLDPTTTSFLKMADAGGLPQVTQPAKLTEAFKYFIQGMGYMASSCMTRLSRSRTTSLSSSYSMDGSRSRSRTLSQGSQGGQMPPSPSQTMEVSC; encoded by the exons ATGACGACAGAAATGCAGGAGATCGCCATCACGGAGGATAAGCCTTTACTCACGGGTCAGGCTGACACGGCCAAG GATGCTGAACTGGCAGCTAGGATACTGCTGGACCAAGGACAG GAGCACAGCGTTGAGACCCCACACGGGGTTCTGCACGTGACCGTCCACGGCACACGAACCACCCGTAGGCCTGCGATCCTCACCTTCCACGATGTGGGTCTGGAGA GTAAGAGCTGCTTCTCCACCCTTTTCAAGTTCGAGGAGATGCAGGAGATTGTCAAGAACTTCACCCTGATTCACATTGATGCTCCAGGACAAGAGGAAGGGGCTGCTGCCTACCCCACAGG TTACCAGTATCCCTCCATGGAGACCATAGCGGAGATGATTCCTGCCGTTCTGCAGTTCTTCAA CTTCCGTACCGTAATCGGAGTGGGTGTGGGAGCTGGAGCATACATCCTCTCCAAGTTCACA CTCGCGAACCCAGATTCAGTGGAGGGTCTGGTCCTGATCAACATCGACACGAACGCCCGTGGATGGATAGACTGGGCCGCTCAGAAG CTCAGCTCTGTGACATCCTCCCTCACAGAGCAGATCCTGTCCCACCTTTTCAGTCAG GAGGAGCTGTCGTCAAACACAGATCTAGTGCAGTTTCACAGAGAGCATATCTCCAAAGCCTCTAATCTGGTCAACATAGAGCTCTTCTGGAAGACTTACAACAG TCGCAGAGACTTGAACATTGACCGCAACAGCACCTTCAA GTGTCCAGTAATGTTGGTGGTGGGTGATCAGGCTCCATACGAGGACGCTGCC GTGGAGTGCAACAGCAAGTTGGACCCAACAACAACCTCATTCCTAAAG ATGGCCGATGCTGGTGGTCTCCCACAGGTGACCCAG CCTGCCAAACTGACCGAGGCTTTCAAGTATTTCATCCAGGGCATGGGCTACA TGGCTTCATCTTGCATGACCCGCCTGTCCCGCTCCCGCaccacctccctctcctcctcctactccatGGATGGGTCCCGCTCTCGCTCCCGCACCCTGTCCCAAGGCTCGCAGGGCGGCCAGATGCCACCCAGCCCCTCCCAAACGATGGAGGTGTCTTGCTGA
- the ndrg2 gene encoding protein NDRG2 isoform X3, with translation MQEIVKNFTLIHIDAPGQEEGAAAYPTGYQYPSMETIAEMIPAVLQFFNFRTVIGVGVGAGAYILSKFTLANPDSVEGLVLINIDTNARGWIDWAAQKLSSVTSSLTEQILSHLFSQEELSSNTDLVQFHREHISKASNLVNIELFWKTYNSRRDLNIDRNSTFKCPVMLVVGDQAPYEDAAVECNSKLDPTTTSFLKMADAGGLPQVTQPAKLTEAFKYFIQGMGYMASSCMTRLSRSRTTSLSSSYSMDGSRSRSRTLSQGSQGGQMPPSPSQTMEVSC, from the exons ATGCAGGAGATTGTCAAGAACTTCACCCTGATTCACATTGATGCTCCAGGACAAGAGGAAGGGGCTGCTGCCTACCCCACAGG TTACCAGTATCCCTCCATGGAGACCATAGCGGAGATGATTCCTGCCGTTCTGCAGTTCTTCAA CTTCCGTACCGTAATCGGAGTGGGTGTGGGAGCTGGAGCATACATCCTCTCCAAGTTCACA CTCGCGAACCCAGATTCAGTGGAGGGTCTGGTCCTGATCAACATCGACACGAACGCCCGTGGATGGATAGACTGGGCCGCTCAGAAG CTCAGCTCTGTGACATCCTCCCTCACAGAGCAGATCCTGTCCCACCTTTTCAGTCAG GAGGAGCTGTCGTCAAACACAGATCTAGTGCAGTTTCACAGAGAGCATATCTCCAAAGCCTCTAATCTGGTCAACATAGAGCTCTTCTGGAAGACTTACAACAG TCGCAGAGACTTGAACATTGACCGCAACAGCACCTTCAA GTGTCCAGTAATGTTGGTGGTGGGTGATCAGGCTCCATACGAGGACGCTGCC GTGGAGTGCAACAGCAAGTTGGACCCAACAACAACCTCATTCCTAAAG ATGGCCGATGCTGGTGGTCTCCCACAGGTGACCCAG CCTGCCAAACTGACCGAGGCTTTCAAGTATTTCATCCAGGGCATGGGCTACA TGGCTTCATCTTGCATGACCCGCCTGTCCCGCTCCCGCaccacctccctctcctcctcctactccatGGATGGGTCCCGCTCTCGCTCCCGCACCCTGTCCCAAGGCTCGCAGGGCGGCCAGATGCCACCCAGCCCCTCCCAAACGATGGAGGTGTCTTGCTGA